One window of the Macaca thibetana thibetana isolate TM-01 chromosome 1, ASM2454274v1, whole genome shotgun sequence genome contains the following:
- the ZP4 gene encoding zona pellucida sperm-binding protein 4, which yields MRLLQCVLLCVSLSLVLSGQHKPETPGYSSVLHCGLWSFQFAVNLSQEATSPPVLITWDNQGLLHKLQNDSDCGTWIRNGPGSSVVLEATYSSCYVTEWDSHYIMPVGVEGVGVAEHKMVPERKLLKCPMDLLARDAPDTDWCDSIPAQDRLPCAPSPISRGDCEGLGCCYSSEEVNSCYYGNTVTLRCTREGHFSIAVSRNVASPPLLLDSVRLALRNDSACNPVMATQAFVLFQFPFTSCGTTRRITGDRAVYENELVATRDVKNGSRGSVTRDSIFRLHVSCSYSVSSNSLPIKVQVFTLPPPFPETQPGPLTLELQIAKDKNYGSYYGVGDYPVVKLLRDPIYVEVSILHRTDPSLGLLLHQCWATPSTDPLSQPQWPILVKGCPYIGDNYQTQLIPVQKALDLPFPSHYQRFSIFTFSFVDPTAEKQALRGPVHLHCSVSVCQPAETPSCAVTCPDLSRRNSGTIFQNTTASVSSKGPMILLQATKDPPEKLRAPVDSKVLWVAGLSGTLILGGLLVSYLAIKQLNCPDQTCQ from the exons ATGCGGCTGCTGCAGTGTGTCTTGCTGTGTGTTTCATTATCTCTTGTTTTGAGTGGTCAGCATAAGCCTGAGACACCAGGTTATTCCAGTGTGCTCCATTGTGGGCTGTGGAGCTTCCAGTTTGCTGTAAACCTCAGTCAGGAGGCAACTTCTCCTCCTGTACTAATAACTTGGG ACAACCAAGGGCTGCTGCACAAGCTACAGAATGACTCTGACTGTGGCACCTGGATAAGAAACGGTCCAGGCAGCTCCGTGGTGTTGGAGGCAACCTATAGCAGCTGCTATGTCACTGAGTGG GACTCCCACTACATCATGCCAGTTGGAGTTGAAGGAGTGGGTGTGGCTGAACACAAGATGGTTCCAGAGAGGAAGCTGCTCAAGTGTCCTATGGATCTTCTAG CCCGAGATGCTCCAGATACTGACTGGTGTGACTCCATCCCAGCGCAGGACAGGCTGCCATGTGCACCTTCACCCATCTCTCGAGGAGACTGTGAGGGGCTAGGCTGCTGTTACAGCTCTGAGGAGGTGAATTCCTGCTACTACGGAAACACCG TGACCTTGCGTTGTACCCGAGAGGGCCATTTCTCCATCGCTGTGTCTCGGAACGTGGCCTCGCCACCACTGCTCTTGGATTCTGTGCGCTTGGCCCTTAGGAATGACAGTGCGTGTAACCCTGTGATGGCAACACAAGCTTTTGTTCTGTTCCAGTTTCCATTTACTTCCTGTGGCACCACAAGACGG ATCACTGGAGACCGAGCAGTATACGAAAATGAACTGGTGGCAACTAGGGATGTGAAAAATGGGAGCCGTGGCTCTGTCACTCGTGACAGCATCTTCAG GCTCCATGTCAGCTGCAGCTACTCAGTAAGTAGCAACTCTCTCCCAATCAAGGTCCAGGTTTTTACTCTCCCACCACCCTTTCCTGAGACCCAGCCTGGACCCCTCACTCTGGAACTTCAGATTGCCAAAG ATAAAAACTATGGCTCCTACTATGGTGTTGGTGACTACCCCGTGGTGAAGTTGCTTCGGGATCCCATCTATGTGGAGGTCTCCATCCTTCACAGAACAGACCCCTCCCTGGGGCTGCTCCTACATCAGTGTTGGGCAACACCCAGCACAGACCCACTGAGTCAGCCACAGTGGCCCATCCTGGTAAAGGG CTGCCCCTACATTGGAGACAACTATCAGACCCAGCTGATCCCTGTCCAGAAAGCCTTGGATCTTCCATTTCCCTCTCACTACCAGCGCTTCAGCATCTTCACCTTCAGCTTTGTGGACCCTACAGCGGAGAAACAGGCCCTCAGGGGACCG GTGCATCTGCACTGCAGTGTGTCAGTCTGCCAGCCTGCTGAGACACCATCCTGTGCGGTAACCTGTCCTGATCTCAGTC GAAGAAATTCAGGCACCATTTTTCAGAACACTACTGCTAGTGTTTCTAGCAAAGGCCCCATGATTCTACTCCAAGCCACTAAGGACCCTCCAGAAAAGCTCC GTGCTCCTGTAGACTCTAAAGTTCTGTGGGTGGCAGGCCTTTCTGGGACCTTAATCCTTGGAGGCTTATTAGTATCCTACTTGGCTATCAAACAGCTGAATTGTCCAGACCAAACATGTCAATAA